Genomic window (Allostreptomyces psammosilenae):
TGCCCACCTCGCCGCCCGCGCGGCCGACGACGCTCATCCCTCGACCATCGGACAGCTCCGCGCCACGATCCCGGCACTCCTGGCCGCAGTCCACCCGCCGGGCACCGATCCGACACACGCCGCCACGAGGCTCATGCAGGACGGGGGGCGCGGCCCCGGCCTCCTCGACGGCGCAGCCGGCATCGGCCTGGCTCTCCTCGCATCCAGCACCGCCGCACCGCCCCGAACCCCCTGGGACGCCTGCCTGCTCATCGCCTGACTCCGTCACCACGAAGGACCCCTGCATGCCCCCGGACCGCTGGCAGCAACACAACATCACCTTCTCTGACCGCGAGAGCGCTCAGCGCGCCATCTCCGAACGCATCGTCCCTGTCCTCTTCACGGCCGAACGGGACAGGCAGCTCACCGGCTGGTGGTTCATGAACAAGCAGCCCTGGCCGCTGCGGTACCGCGCTGACCAGCCCTCAGCAGCCGTCGAAACGCTGCTGAGTGACCTCGTCCAGGACGGCACGGCCATGTCGTGGCTGCCCCACATCTATGAGCCCGAGACGGATGCCTTCGGCGGGACCGAGGCCATGGAAGTCGCTCACGAGCTGTTCCACCAGGACAGCCGCCACCTCCTTGGCTACCGGCCCGGCCTGGGGAACCTTGGGCACCGGGAAACCGCCGTGCTGCTGGCGAGCACGATGATGCGGGCGGCCGGCCTGGACTGGTTCGAGCAGGGCGGCGTGTGGGCGAAGGTCGCTGCGCTCCGGCCGGCCACTGGCCCCCTGTCCTCCGAGCGAGCCACCGAACTGAGCCGCGCGATGCGGAAGCTGATGACCGTAGACGCCCATAGCCTGTGTCGCCCGAGTGGCCCCCTTGCCGGGCACGACGGCTGGGTGGCGGCATTCGCGCGGGCGGGTGCCTCGCTGGCTGCCCTGGCCCATCGTGGTGCTCTCACTCGTGGTCTGCGCGCCGTCATCGCCCACCACGTGATCTTCCACTCCAATCGCGCCGGTCTCCTCTGGGGAGACCAAGGCGCCCTGTCCACCATCGCACGAGAGGTAGTCATGGGATCGAGTGACGACACCGCGTCTCCCGCTGAGGCAACGACCGAGACCGATAGCGTCGGCGCGGTGAACCCCGACACGATCGCCACCCCCACGGCGGACGCCGAGCGCCTCCGCAACGCCCTGGTCGACCGGCTTCGCGCGGACGGGCACGCTCGCACGCCCGACGTCGAGAATGCGCTGCGGACCGTGCCGCGCCATGCGTTCGTGCCCGATGCGTCGCTCGAAGACGCCTACGCCAACGCACCGGTGCACATCAAGTACGACACCGACGGCACCTCGATCTCCTGCGCCTCCCAGCCGGGCGTCGTCGCACTCATGCTGGACCAGCTCGACGCCCAGCCCGGCCAGCGCATCCTGGAAGTCGGCGCCGGCACCGGCTACAACGCGGCTCTGCTCGCTCACCTGGTCGGCGACAGCGGACACGTGACCACACTCGACGTCGACGACGACCTCGTGGAGGGTGCCCGCGCGCACCTCACCGCCGCCGGGATCACCAACGTCAAGGCCGTAACCCGCGATGGAGCCCTCGGCTACGCCGAAGGAGCGCCGTACGACCGGATCATCGCCACCGTCGGCGCGCACGGCGTGCCGCACGCCTGGCTGCAGCAGCTCGCGCCCGGCGGGCGGCTCCTCGTCCCCCAGCGCCTCAAGGGCACCGTGTCCCGTTCCATCGCCTACGAGCAGCGCGACGGCCGTTGGGTGTCCCTCGGCAGCGAGATGAACACCTTCATGCCGCTCCGTCGCGGCATCGCCGACGACGACCGCCGCGTCATCCCACTCAGCGCGGACGGCACCGTCCGGCTTCAGGCCCCCGCCGGTCAGAACATCGACGCCGACGCGCTCAGCGGCGTCCTGGAGCAGCCGCGCACCGAGGAGTGGACCGGCACGACGGTCCGCGCCATGGAGTCACCGGAGTGGATGGAGCTGTACGTGACCTGCTCCCTTCCCTCCGGCCTGATCCGGATGCTGTTCCCCCGGAGCGCCAAGGGCACTCTGCTCACGGAGGACCCCTACCCCTCGTCGACCGCGGCCGTCGACAAGGGTGCCGTCGCGTACCTCACCCGGCGCCTGTCTGCGGAGAGGACTCCCGAGGGCGGCAAGCTCTGGGAGTTCGGCGTCATCGGCCACGGACCCGGCAGCGGTGAGCTGGCCGCGCAGGTCGCCGACGCCGTCCGCACCTGGGACCGCGAGTACCGCGGCCGTGAGGCCACGTTCGGAATCCAGCCCCTCGACGCCCCCGCCATCAGCCGGCGCCCGGGCCTCTTCGCTTTCGACACGCCGCTGAACCGCATCGTCGTCGACTGGCAGTGACGCCCACGTGTGGCGGACGGTGGCCGTCGGCGCACGGCTGGCGGGCACCGTCGTCCCAGTGTTCTCACTCACGCCCGGGGGACCCATGGACCCGCACGGACTCACAGCCCGACGCTTCCCGCTCGTCGCCCGATTCCGGCCTCCCTGTCTGCCCTTGCCCACGCGGGTGCGCGGTCTCCTTGAACTTGCCGACACGGCGGTGAAGAAGAGCGACCAAGGGCTCGCATCGGCCGTCTACAACCAGGCCGCGCTCATCGCCTCCGATCTCGACCTCCCCGACCTCGCCCGCGAGATGTGCCACCGGCACGCCGCCGCCTACCTTCACGCCTGCCCCCTGCCTGGCATGAGCGCCATCCGAGGGCTGGAACCGGTCGTCAACCTCGCCCGCCTCCAGATCCGCGCTGGCCGCGCAGACGAGGGACGTCAGCGACTGCTCGACCTGTATGCGGCGGTCGAGGCGGGCGCAGCCACCCAGTTCGAGGGCGTCACCGTACCGGTGGATCTCACCGCGACCGACGGGGACCACCACGAGGTCCGCAGGTGGCTATGGCGGGTCCTCCTCGCCGACGGCACGCGCGCCCTCACCACCCAGGGACGTTGGGCCGAGGCCCTGACGCATGTCGAAGCCCACCGCGGCGTAGGCAGACGGATGCTCGACGGCCGCCAAGTCGCTGTTCTGGCCACCCTCGTCACAGGCGATGTGGCACAGGCGGCCACTCTCATCGCGGACACGGTGCACGGCGACTCTTGGGAGCAAGCCGTCACGGCATGCCTGACCGTCCTGTGCCGCCGCGACGCCGGTGAACCGGTCGATGGCCACCTGGCGGACGTGGCTGCTTCCTATCTTGAGCGGCAGGCCGAACCCGGGATGACCGTCTTCGA
Coding sequences:
- the fxlM gene encoding methyltransferase, FxLD system, coding for MPPDRWQQHNITFSDRESAQRAISERIVPVLFTAERDRQLTGWWFMNKQPWPLRYRADQPSAAVETLLSDLVQDGTAMSWLPHIYEPETDAFGGTEAMEVAHELFHQDSRHLLGYRPGLGNLGHRETAVLLASTMMRAAGLDWFEQGGVWAKVAALRPATGPLSSERATELSRAMRKLMTVDAHSLCRPSGPLAGHDGWVAAFARAGASLAALAHRGALTRGLRAVIAHHVIFHSNRAGLLWGDQGALSTIAREVVMGSSDDTASPAEATTETDSVGAVNPDTIATPTADAERLRNALVDRLRADGHARTPDVENALRTVPRHAFVPDASLEDAYANAPVHIKYDTDGTSISCASQPGVVALMLDQLDAQPGQRILEVGAGTGYNAALLAHLVGDSGHVTTLDVDDDLVEGARAHLTAAGITNVKAVTRDGALGYAEGAPYDRIIATVGAHGVPHAWLQQLAPGGRLLVPQRLKGTVSRSIAYEQRDGRWVSLGSEMNTFMPLRRGIADDDRRVIPLSADGTVRLQAPAGQNIDADALSGVLEQPRTEEWTGTTVRAMESPEWMELYVTCSLPSGLIRMLFPRSAKGTLLTEDPYPSSTAAVDKGAVAYLTRRLSAERTPEGGKLWEFGVIGHGPGSGELAAQVADAVRTWDREYRGREATFGIQPLDAPAISRRPGLFAFDTPLNRIVVDWQ